A region of Desulfovibrio sp. DNA encodes the following proteins:
- a CDS encoding arylesterase — protein sequence MENAAHAGTVRIAAFGDSLTAGWGLKPDESFAAVLQRELRARGYDVEVINFGISGDTTAGGVARMRAVMAVKPDGVILELGANDGLRGFDPALVEANLDQILTMFGQARIPVLLAGMRTLSGMGKRYGEEFAQVYPRLAQKHGVRLYPFFLEGVAGDPALNLPDGLHPTGRGIEEIVKRILPDVEAFMKQLSSRK from the coding sequence ATGGAAAACGCGGCCCATGCCGGGACCGTGCGCATCGCGGCATTTGGCGACAGCCTTACGGCCGGGTGGGGGTTGAAGCCCGACGAATCCTTCGCGGCAGTGCTCCAGCGGGAGCTGAGGGCCCGAGGATACGATGTGGAGGTGATCAATTTCGGCATCTCCGGCGACACCACTGCCGGAGGTGTGGCCCGCATGCGGGCGGTTATGGCCGTCAAACCGGACGGAGTGATTTTGGAACTTGGCGCGAACGATGGCCTGCGCGGCTTCGATCCAGCTCTGGTCGAGGCCAACCTGGATCAGATCCTCACGATGTTCGGGCAGGCCCGCATCCCGGTTCTGCTGGCGGGCATGCGCACGCTCTCTGGCATGGGAAAACGCTACGGCGAAGAATTTGCGCAGGTGTATCCTCGTCTTGCCCAGAAGCATGGGGTCAGGCTTTATCCGTTCTTTCTGGAAGGAGTGGCCGGCGATCCGGCGCTCAACTTGCCGGATGGCCTGCATCCAACGGGGCGGGGCATCGAGGAAATCGTGAAGCGCATTCTTCCGGATGTTGAAGCCTTTATGAAGCAGTTGTCCTCCAGGAAATGA
- a CDS encoding PAS domain S-box protein: MDKYRVVFKELPLPAILLAGEGNLIDRNDAYVECFGSDGLSGLVVESLSKELSEFMVSPLRRELFERDIKLSNGERIFFRIRMSKVDFSKDSSHIIIMLTDISEQKRQVEEIERLALIVDSSDDAIISISLKKRVMSWNRGAERIYGYKSYNIIESSIMKIVPDSVVEDFTHIMSEVVSGKSFSRYETINCHEDGHLFPVSVTLSPLTSQGEISGVTMVSRDISTRRQAEEELTISHRRLKSMMYETVESLSTAHEKRDLYTSGHQRIVSMISCCIADEMNLPHDQIESLRIAGLLHDIGKVCIPMAILSKPSVLSPEEMALMKKHPEAGYEIVKNIPFAWPVSDIILQHHERMDGSGYPRGISGKDILLGARILAVADVLEAMSAHRPYRPAMGLEAALNEIAENAGVKYDQDVCNAALKLFDEGVLRIEQSKLVCSL, encoded by the coding sequence ATGGATAAATACCGTGTAGTTTTTAAAGAGCTCCCTCTCCCGGCGATCCTTCTTGCCGGTGAAGGAAACCTGATTGACCGCAATGACGCATACGTTGAATGCTTCGGAAGTGATGGATTGTCTGGATTGGTGGTAGAGTCTTTATCAAAAGAACTCTCTGAATTCATGGTTTCTCCTCTGCGGCGTGAATTGTTTGAGAGGGACATTAAACTCTCTAACGGGGAAAGGATATTTTTTCGGATAAGGATGTCTAAGGTTGATTTTTCAAAGGATAGTTCGCACATTATTATTATGCTGACAGACATATCTGAGCAAAAAAGACAAGTTGAAGAAATTGAACGCCTTGCTCTTATAGTGGATTCATCTGACGATGCGATAATAAGCATATCTTTGAAGAAGAGGGTGATGTCCTGGAATCGGGGTGCTGAAAGAATATATGGTTATAAGTCATATAACATTATTGAATCCTCAATAATGAAAATTGTCCCAGATAGTGTTGTAGAAGATTTCACACATATAATGTCCGAGGTTGTCTCTGGAAAGTCATTCTCGAGGTATGAAACCATTAATTGCCATGAAGACGGGCATCTTTTCCCGGTTTCAGTAACGTTGTCCCCATTGACGTCACAGGGCGAAATTTCCGGCGTTACGATGGTCTCGCGCGACATATCCACCCGGCGGCAGGCTGAGGAAGAACTGACCATAAGTCACAGACGATTGAAGAGTATGATGTATGAAACAGTGGAGTCACTTTCCACAGCGCATGAAAAACGAGACCTGTACACATCTGGCCATCAGCGGATCGTTTCAATGATAAGCTGCTGCATCGCTGATGAAATGAACCTGCCGCACGACCAGATCGAAAGCTTGAGAATTGCCGGGCTGCTCCATGATATTGGCAAGGTGTGCATCCCCATGGCGATACTCTCCAAGCCGTCTGTGCTGTCTCCTGAAGAAATGGCGCTCATGAAGAAGCACCCTGAAGCCGGTTATGAAATAGTGAAGAACATCCCCTTCGCCTGGCCTGTGAGCGACATCATCCTGCAGCATCACGAAAGAATGGATGGTTCCGGGTACCCAAGAGGAATCTCGGGGAAGGACATATTATTGGGCGCCCGCATTCTTGCGGTTGCGGATGTGCTGGAAGCTATGTCCGCCCACCGCCCGTACCGTCCGGCCATGGGCCTTGAAGCGGCTTTGAACGAGATAGCGGAGAATGCCGGGGTGAAATACGATCAGGACGTGTGCAATGCGGCTCTCAAGCTGTTCGACGAAGGCGTGCTGCGCATTGAGCAGAGCAAGCTGGTGTGTTCCCTCTGA
- a CDS encoding tetratricopeptide repeat protein, translating to MKKSKHPTPARQDSPEPRPMVRRQSAVALCVVMLLAGVFLGWQGAVVVFNQDAAQGGKPGMHQQQTQQAAPGQSQNPMTSPLMAQAKAMEEQAAKSPNDPVVWAKLGDTYFDAELPDRSVVAYQKSLALSPNQPNVWTDMGIMLRVMGKTQEALKAFEQAISIDPKHQQARLNTGVVYLFDLKDKQAALKAWQELLAIHPEAKMPDGKRVADAVKEITAGK from the coding sequence ATGAAGAAATCCAAGCATCCCACCCCGGCCAGACAGGACTCTCCGGAGCCGCGTCCCATGGTCCGCAGGCAATCCGCCGTGGCCCTGTGCGTGGTCATGCTGCTTGCGGGAGTGTTTCTCGGTTGGCAGGGGGCGGTGGTTGTTTTCAACCAGGATGCCGCCCAGGGTGGCAAACCTGGAATGCATCAGCAGCAGACCCAGCAAGCTGCGCCTGGACAAAGCCAGAACCCCATGACTTCCCCCCTGATGGCCCAGGCCAAGGCCATGGAAGAACAGGCGGCCAAGAGCCCCAACGATCCTGTGGTCTGGGCCAAGCTTGGGGACACCTATTTCGATGCCGAACTGCCGGATAGGTCCGTAGTGGCTTATCAGAAATCTCTGGCGCTAAGCCCCAACCAGCCAAACGTTTGGACCGACATGGGGATCATGCTCCGGGTCATGGGGAAAACGCAGGAGGCGCTCAAGGCCTTTGAGCAGGCCATATCCATCGACCCCAAACACCAACAGGCCCGCTTGAACACGGGAGTGGTCTACCTGTTCGATCTTAAGGACAAACAGGCAGCGCTCAAGGCCTGGCAGGAGCTCCTGGCCATTCATCCCGAGGCCAAGATGCCGGACGGCAAGCGGGTGGCGGATGCGGTGAAGGAAATAACGGCTGGTAAGTAA
- a CDS encoding ABC transporter ATP-binding protein codes for MIVLQNVSLTLQSQAGPVNILRKANLKAMAGEHLTVVGPSGAGKTTLLMLMSGLERPTSGMLRVAGNELSSMDEDQLARFRLNNVGIVFQNFHLAPAMTALENVALPLEFARRPGAFDLAAKALTRVGLSARTHHYPAQLSGGEQQRVALARAIVAGPRLILADEPTGNLDHATGEKVVDMLFELAAETKATMVLVTHDMTLADRCGRKARMEDGVIEDLS; via the coding sequence ATGATAGTCCTTCAAAATGTTTCCCTGACCCTACAAAGCCAGGCGGGACCGGTCAACATACTGCGCAAGGCCAACCTCAAAGCCATGGCCGGCGAACATCTGACCGTGGTCGGTCCGTCCGGCGCGGGAAAGACCACCCTGCTCATGCTCATGTCCGGCCTGGAGCGCCCCACCTCGGGCATGCTGCGCGTGGCCGGGAATGAGCTCTCGTCCATGGACGAGGACCAACTGGCCCGATTCAGGCTAAACAATGTGGGTATCGTATTCCAGAATTTCCACCTGGCCCCCGCCATGACGGCTCTGGAAAACGTGGCGCTTCCCCTGGAGTTCGCCAGGCGCCCCGGGGCATTTGATCTGGCCGCAAAGGCGCTCACGCGGGTGGGGCTTTCCGCAAGAACGCACCATTACCCTGCGCAGCTTTCCGGGGGCGAACAGCAACGCGTGGCCCTGGCCCGGGCAATTGTGGCCGGACCTCGCCTTATCCTGGCGGATGAACCCACCGGCAACCTGGATCACGCCACAGGCGAGAAGGTGGTGGACATGCTCTTCGAACTGGCCGCAGAGACAAAGGCCACCATGGTGCTTGTCACCCACGACATGACCTTGGCCGACCGTTGCGGACGCAAAGCCCGCATGGAGGACGGCGTGATCGAGGACCTCTCATGA
- the rnhA gene encoding ribonuclease HI — MNSADTADCPVIIHTDGACLGNPGPGGYGAVLNWNGREKELSGGFKLTTNNRMEILAVIVALESLTKPCKVTVVTDSMYVRDAIEKKWLTNWKRNGWKTAAKTDVKNRDLWERLDSHLALHTVTFTWVRGHAGHVENERCDTLARSAAQGRGLADDSGYKR; from the coding sequence GTGAACAGCGCTGACACCGCCGATTGCCCCGTCATCATCCACACGGACGGAGCCTGCCTGGGCAACCCCGGCCCGGGCGGTTACGGGGCGGTACTCAACTGGAACGGCCGGGAGAAGGAACTCTCCGGCGGTTTCAAGCTCACCACCAACAACCGAATGGAAATCCTGGCCGTGATCGTGGCCCTGGAATCGCTGACAAAGCCCTGCAAGGTGACCGTGGTCACGGACTCCATGTACGTACGCGACGCCATCGAAAAGAAGTGGCTCACCAACTGGAAACGCAATGGCTGGAAAACCGCAGCCAAGACTGACGTGAAAAACCGCGATCTTTGGGAGCGCCTGGACAGCCATCTTGCCCTGCACACAGTGACCTTCACCTGGGTACGGGGCCATGCCGGACACGTAGAGAACGAGCGCTGCGACACCCTGGCCCGGTCAGCGGCCCAGGGCAGAGGTTTGGCTGACGATTCAGGCTACAAACGCTAG
- the tatA gene encoding twin-arginine translocase TatA/TatE family subunit, producing the protein MHYSFINSPWQWLIILGIVILLFGPGRIGNLGRELGKSIKEFKGAMNDKDVTPEKIEDHSTQASTTTTTTTVNQTDKSKV; encoded by the coding sequence ATGCATTACAGCTTTATCAACTCCCCGTGGCAGTGGCTTATCATCTTGGGAATCGTGATCTTGCTTTTCGGGCCGGGCCGCATAGGAAACCTTGGCCGCGAACTGGGCAAGAGCATCAAGGAATTCAAGGGTGCGATGAACGACAAGGACGTCACCCCTGAAAAGATTGAGGATCACTCCACTCAGGCCTCAACCACCACCACTACCACCACCGTGAACCAGACCGACAAAAGCAAGGTCTAG
- a CDS encoding ribonuclease H-like domain-containing protein, with the protein MLGHTFCHLPGVGPKSESSLWHAGIRGWEDFLCASVPPVSAGKAGLMRQGIEESLAAREAGDPDWFASRLKSANAWRLFPHFLPDAGYLDIETDGEPHPVVTAVALYHQGRLTTYVHGRNMDELEEDLAPVKVLVTFNGKCFDVPIIERVLGVCCPKAHVDLRFVLGAIGAKGGLKACEKRYGISRRELDGVDGWSAVLLWREWERTGDSRVLETLLAYNAADVLSLEVLLAHALDELLLATPFAGELTVPIPALADNPHVPDPDVVQQVRGLSYRPYF; encoded by the coding sequence ATGCTGGGACATACGTTCTGTCATCTCCCCGGCGTGGGGCCCAAGAGTGAATCCTCCCTGTGGCACGCGGGCATCCGCGGCTGGGAGGATTTCCTTTGCGCGTCCGTGCCGCCGGTCAGTGCCGGCAAGGCCGGACTCATGCGCCAGGGAATCGAAGAGTCCCTGGCCGCGCGTGAAGCAGGCGATCCTGACTGGTTCGCCTCACGGCTCAAGTCGGCCAATGCCTGGAGGCTTTTCCCCCATTTTCTGCCGGACGCCGGCTATCTGGACATCGAAACCGACGGCGAACCCCACCCCGTGGTCACGGCTGTGGCCCTGTACCACCAGGGCCGGCTTACCACCTACGTTCATGGCCGGAACATGGACGAGCTGGAAGAAGACCTCGCCCCCGTGAAGGTGCTGGTCACGTTCAACGGCAAATGCTTCGACGTTCCCATCATCGAACGCGTACTTGGCGTCTGTTGTCCCAAGGCTCATGTGGATTTGCGTTTTGTGCTCGGAGCAATTGGAGCTAAAGGCGGGCTCAAGGCCTGCGAAAAGCGCTACGGGATCTCACGGCGGGAGCTCGACGGAGTGGATGGCTGGAGCGCGGTGCTCTTGTGGCGGGAGTGGGAGCGAACCGGCGACAGCCGCGTGCTGGAGACGCTTCTGGCCTATAACGCGGCGGATGTGCTTTCTCTGGAAGTGCTTCTTGCCCACGCCCTTGATGAGCTTCTTCTTGCGACGCCATTTGCCGGGGAGCTTACGGTGCCCATACCCGCCCTGGCCGACAATCCCCATGTGCCGGATCCGGACGTGGTACAACAGGTCCGGGGGCTCTCCTACCGCCCCTATTTTTAA
- a CDS encoding MBOAT family protein, producing the protein MQLLSLEFAIFFLAVLALAWTVRSRPTAFRLLLLAASYIFYASFHVGFAVLLLGVSLTTWGAGLALVRLERPKARKAVLAGYLTAVLGELCFFKYYGLASELTGILPELSLVLPVGISFFSFQGIGYVMDVSRRPGELVRSPLDVLLFMAFFPTVLSGPILRAKDFVPQLHMAAPSWTDANQAFWLIVIGLFKKVALSSYLSEHATRQLFSNPDDFSSFGALVGAMAYSAQIYCDFSGYSDLAQGLAGLMGLRVPDNFNQPYKAMNLREFWQGWHVSLSTWLRDYLYIPLGGGRCGSVRRGFNLLVTMGLGGLWHGANLTFLVWGLLHGVGLIVTHALSGRVGPGLTGWKAQARDAAFWAGTFSFVTLAWVFFAAPDFETAAQVLRRIVSFDREGAGPGVTLMVITFGVIGFQAFRLNWLRSCPGLLTRLPAPAMAAALGVLGALIVRLGPDGMLPFIYFSF; encoded by the coding sequence ATGCAGCTCCTTAGCCTCGAGTTCGCCATCTTTTTCCTTGCGGTCCTTGCCCTGGCCTGGACCGTCAGGAGCCGCCCCACAGCCTTCAGACTGCTTCTTCTCGCCGCATCCTATATCTTCTACGCATCCTTTCACGTCGGGTTCGCGGTCTTGCTCTTGGGGGTGAGCCTGACAACCTGGGGAGCCGGGCTGGCCTTGGTTCGCCTGGAACGCCCCAAGGCGCGCAAAGCAGTGCTTGCGGGTTATTTAACGGCTGTTCTGGGCGAATTGTGTTTTTTCAAATACTACGGGCTGGCCTCGGAGCTGACCGGGATTCTGCCCGAACTCTCCCTGGTGCTGCCCGTGGGCATTTCGTTTTTCAGCTTCCAGGGAATCGGCTACGTGATGGACGTCTCCCGAAGGCCCGGTGAGCTGGTCCGCTCCCCCTTGGACGTCCTGTTGTTCATGGCTTTTTTCCCAACGGTTCTCTCCGGCCCCATCCTGCGCGCCAAAGATTTCGTCCCCCAGCTCCATATGGCCGCTCCATCCTGGACGGACGCGAATCAGGCCTTCTGGCTCATCGTGATCGGTTTGTTCAAGAAGGTTGCGCTCTCAAGCTACCTGTCCGAGCACGCCACCCGCCAGCTCTTCAGCAATCCGGACGATTTTTCCAGTTTTGGCGCCCTGGTGGGGGCAATGGCCTATAGCGCCCAGATCTACTGCGATTTCTCCGGCTACTCCGATCTGGCCCAAGGTCTGGCCGGGCTTATGGGGCTTCGCGTTCCGGACAACTTCAATCAGCCCTACAAGGCCATGAACCTGCGGGAATTCTGGCAGGGCTGGCACGTGAGCCTGTCCACCTGGCTGCGCGACTACCTGTACATCCCCCTGGGCGGCGGCCGTTGCGGGTCTGTGCGGCGGGGCTTCAATCTGCTCGTCACCATGGGGCTTGGCGGGCTCTGGCATGGGGCCAATCTGACCTTTTTGGTCTGGGGCCTGCTTCACGGCGTAGGACTTATCGTCACCCACGCCCTCTCCGGGCGTGTGGGGCCGGGATTGACGGGTTGGAAAGCCCAGGCGCGCGACGCGGCCTTTTGGGCCGGCACGTTTAGCTTCGTCACCCTGGCCTGGGTGTTTTTCGCCGCCCCGGATTTCGAAACGGCCGCTCAGGTGCTCCGGCGAATCGTGAGCTTCGACAGAGAGGGGGCCGGGCCTGGTGTGACCCTCATGGTCATCACCTTCGGCGTGATAGGTTTCCAGGCGTTTCGTCTTAACTGGTTGAGGTCGTGCCCGGGGCTATTGACCAGGCTGCCCGCGCCTGCCATGGCCGCAGCGCTTGGGGTCTTGGGGGCGCTTATTGTTCGTTTGGGGCCTGACGGCATGTTGCCGTTCATCTACTTCTCGTTTTAG
- a CDS encoding phosphotransacetylase family protein — MAGIYIGSTAGYSGKNMVIMGLGLKFQKEGFQVGYYKPVGAMPKEVAGKLGDEDANFVQGVLGLEEDPTEVTPVLVTQDFKVKAFSGQCENLMGRINSGYQKLSAGKDVTLVAGSGSMYSGKYCGVDGVDVVKNLDIPAIVIDRFQKELNYDYLVILKESLGDHLMGVVLNDITPNFMDEVESLIVPFLNRNGVKVLGVIPKDPLMGAIKVADLAEKLGGKVISAQHKAERIVESFLIGTMQVENFLTHFRKNKNAAVIVGGDRSDVQLVALEGDSPCLVLTGNLYPNDIILTRSEVLEIPIIVVRDDTFSVAKKMETILQRHKLRDIIKIKQGAQLVSSNIDFEYIKKGLGLK; from the coding sequence ATGGCGGGCATCTACATTGGCTCCACAGCGGGTTATTCCGGCAAGAACATGGTCATCATGGGCCTTGGGCTTAAGTTTCAGAAGGAAGGCTTCCAGGTGGGCTATTACAAGCCTGTGGGGGCAATGCCCAAGGAAGTTGCCGGAAAGCTCGGAGACGAGGACGCGAATTTCGTCCAGGGTGTGCTTGGCCTGGAAGAAGACCCAACCGAAGTGACCCCGGTGCTGGTTACCCAGGATTTCAAGGTCAAGGCTTTCTCCGGGCAGTGCGAAAACCTCATGGGCCGTATAAACTCTGGATACCAGAAACTCTCAGCCGGCAAGGACGTGACCCTGGTTGCCGGTTCGGGCTCCATGTACTCGGGCAAATACTGCGGCGTGGACGGCGTGGACGTGGTTAAGAACCTGGACATACCGGCCATCGTCATCGACCGCTTCCAGAAGGAACTCAACTACGACTATCTGGTGATCCTCAAGGAATCCCTGGGCGACCATCTCATGGGGGTGGTGCTAAACGACATCACCCCGAACTTCATGGACGAGGTGGAATCGCTCATCGTGCCATTTCTTAACCGCAACGGAGTGAAGGTTCTGGGGGTGATCCCCAAGGATCCTCTCATGGGAGCCATCAAGGTTGCCGATCTGGCCGAGAAACTGGGGGGCAAGGTCATCTCCGCCCAGCACAAGGCCGAACGCATCGTCGAGAGTTTTCTCATCGGCACCATGCAGGTCGAGAACTTCCTGACCCACTTCCGCAAGAACAAGAACGCCGCGGTTATCGTGGGCGGCGACCGCTCGGACGTTCAACTGGTGGCCTTGGAGGGCGACAGCCCCTGCCTGGTGCTCACCGGCAACCTGTACCCCAATGACATCATCCTCACCCGTTCCGAAGTGCTGGAGATCCCAATCATCGTGGTGCGCGACGACACCTTCTCAGTGGCCAAGAAGATGGAAACCATCCTGCAGCGGCACAAGCTCCGCGACATCATCAAGATCAAGCAAGGGGCGCAGTTGGTCAGCTCCAACATCGACTTCGAGTACATCAAGAAGGGATTAGGTTTGAAGTAG
- a CDS encoding DUF459 domain-containing protein, which translates to MRISSFTNKLVTVLAVLTVTGCAGLDGGENSAFAKSSKSQALAALERPNLTPKDLFASRLPKRQIKTLAVTGDSLSISLASELEKCLASKPGLGFTSLGKVSSGLARPDFFDWDRNMENLARRYRPDAVVVMLGTNDNKHLRQADGSQITYGTAEWDRAYSAKVKRIVEIIRSHNATATVFWLGAPVMADEDLNRDLRHINNLLRKTMASLSDCHYVDTWPVFATAGGGFAFSKPDVEGGAALRARDGIHLTTAGAQALAGRCLAALETRITWDGPLQGSAPLADRGV; encoded by the coding sequence ATGCGTATTTCATCATTTACGAACAAGCTCGTCACCGTACTTGCGGTGCTTACCGTCACCGGATGCGCCGGGCTTGATGGAGGCGAGAACTCCGCCTTCGCCAAGTCCAGCAAGTCCCAGGCCCTGGCCGCTCTGGAACGTCCCAACCTCACCCCTAAGGACCTCTTCGCAAGCCGCCTTCCCAAGCGCCAGATCAAGACCTTGGCAGTAACGGGAGACTCGCTCTCCATAAGCCTCGCCTCCGAATTGGAAAAATGCTTGGCCAGCAAACCCGGGCTAGGATTCACAAGCCTGGGGAAGGTGTCCTCCGGTTTGGCTCGGCCCGATTTCTTCGATTGGGACCGCAACATGGAAAACCTGGCCCGTCGCTACCGGCCCGACGCGGTGGTGGTGATGCTCGGCACCAACGACAACAAACACCTGCGCCAGGCGGACGGTTCGCAGATCACCTACGGCACCGCCGAGTGGGACCGGGCGTACAGCGCCAAGGTCAAGCGCATCGTGGAGATCATCCGCTCCCACAATGCCACGGCCACAGTATTCTGGCTGGGCGCGCCGGTCATGGCCGACGAGGACTTGAACCGAGACCTTCGGCACATCAACAACCTTTTGCGCAAGACCATGGCTTCCTTGAGCGACTGCCACTATGTGGACACCTGGCCGGTGTTCGCCACAGCCGGGGGCGGTTTCGCCTTTTCCAAGCCTGATGTGGAAGGGGGAGCCGCCCTGCGAGCCAGAGACGGCATCCACCTGACCACAGCCGGTGCTCAGGCCCTGGCCGGGCGCTGCCTGGCCGCCCTGGAAACGAGGATAACCTGGGACGGCCCCTTGCAGGGGAGCGCGCCCCTGGCAGATCGCGGTGTGTGA
- a CDS encoding DUF459 domain-containing protein: MTGRRTTLIYALALAVAVLLQFDKLETWLSARFPDGPPQSLAVAMNAVEVVHSASGLAGLALAMDCSTAPMFDGTYKKTYRCQDSTLVDSTPPLPREESVQEAQSSPVSGSEAKITPEKLAPPANVLVVGDSLAITLAVSLDKAFRGFEGLTMIPKGKIASGLQNPQYFNWEQALRQFIKEYDPKLVIVMMGANDAKYLSLDPEQPEPAALADKRRAVYEARLEKFLAVMDERGVRSYWIGLPVMGDPELSGKSRALNSLVRTACQGSAHGRFLDTWPLLCDQQGNYAQHILDTAGHRVRVREGDKIHFSTAGGDIIVKALLKDAGEVIELRPKGSTDVAEAPTQNRMNAQ, from the coding sequence ATGACGGGCCGACGGACCACTCTGATATACGCTCTGGCTCTGGCAGTAGCGGTGCTTCTGCAGTTCGACAAATTAGAGACGTGGCTTTCGGCCAGATTCCCCGATGGTCCGCCCCAAAGCCTTGCAGTGGCGATGAACGCCGTCGAGGTAGTTCATTCCGCCTCCGGTTTGGCCGGTTTGGCCTTGGCCATGGATTGTTCCACGGCCCCAATGTTCGATGGTACCTATAAAAAGACCTATCGGTGTCAGGACAGCACCCTGGTCGACAGCACCCCCCCACTGCCCAGGGAGGAATCGGTGCAGGAGGCCCAGAGCTCTCCTGTTTCTGGGAGCGAAGCCAAAATCACTCCCGAAAAGCTGGCCCCTCCGGCAAACGTCCTGGTCGTGGGGGATTCCCTGGCCATCACCCTGGCCGTGAGCCTCGACAAGGCTTTCAGGGGGTTCGAAGGCCTGACCATGATCCCCAAAGGAAAGATCGCCAGCGGGCTTCAGAATCCTCAATACTTCAACTGGGAGCAGGCCCTCAGACAGTTCATCAAGGAGTATGACCCCAAACTGGTGATCGTCATGATGGGCGCCAACGACGCCAAGTATCTGAGCCTCGACCCTGAACAGCCCGAACCGGCGGCCCTGGCCGACAAACGCCGGGCGGTCTACGAGGCCAGGTTGGAAAAATTTCTTGCGGTCATGGACGAACGCGGGGTGAGGAGTTATTGGATAGGATTGCCCGTCATGGGCGACCCGGAGCTCTCGGGGAAGAGCCGCGCGCTGAACTCCCTCGTGCGCACAGCCTGCCAGGGCTCGGCCCATGGCCGCTTTCTGGATACGTGGCCCCTGCTCTGCGACCAGCAGGGGAACTACGCCCAGCACATCCTGGACACCGCCGGCCACAGGGTGCGCGTCCGGGAGGGCGACAAGATTCACTTTTCCACGGCCGGCGGGGACATAATCGTCAAGGCCTTGCTCAAGGACGCTGGAGAGGTCATCGAGTTGCGGCCCAAGGGCAGCACGGATGTGGCCGAGGCGCCAACGCAGAACAGGATGAACGCCCAATGA